The following proteins come from a genomic window of Rhodobium gokarnense:
- a CDS encoding permease: MSAIGLLVAFGGGIFGAAIGALPAFAFVGFLTMFGVAIQLAVAPEATTFFSIPFDAFGPQAGGFASGVAAAAYAACKGKLDSGRNIVTAGMGLNSPDVLLVGGAFGIIGYVVVWLVGMVPNFGPGLAWTDYPGLGVVISAFIARFAWGTCGFCGKAPEGERFFHPTDATKWLAFQSDVGQLVVIGIGVGLFGGWLGVTYGTPGALLAFGIAAASLLLLTLGVLTPVTHHIALPAAIVGVASGSIIWAAIAGLICAFVGELFARVFLCRGDTHIDPPACTIAAMTTVFNFLTWIGFWAFLPIPI; this comes from the coding sequence ATGAGTGCGATCGGTCTCCTCGTCGCCTTTGGCGGCGGTATTTTCGGCGCCGCGATCGGGGCTCTTCCGGCCTTCGCCTTCGTCGGCTTTCTGACCATGTTCGGCGTTGCCATCCAGCTCGCCGTCGCGCCCGAGGCGACGACCTTCTTCAGCATCCCGTTCGACGCCTTCGGCCCGCAGGCAGGCGGTTTCGCCTCCGGCGTCGCGGCGGCCGCCTATGCGGCCTGCAAGGGCAAGCTCGACAGCGGCCGCAACATCGTGACCGCCGGCATGGGGCTCAACAGCCCCGATGTGCTGCTGGTCGGCGGCGCCTTCGGCATTATCGGCTATGTGGTTGTCTGGCTCGTCGGCATGGTGCCGAATTTCGGCCCGGGCCTTGCCTGGACCGACTATCCCGGCCTCGGCGTGGTGATTTCCGCGTTCATTGCGCGCTTCGCCTGGGGCACCTGCGGCTTCTGCGGCAAGGCGCCGGAAGGCGAGCGTTTCTTTCACCCGACTGATGCCACCAAGTGGCTGGCGTTCCAGAGCGATGTCGGCCAACTCGTGGTGATCGGTATCGGCGTCGGCCTGTTCGGCGGCTGGCTCGGCGTGACCTACGGCACGCCCGGTGCGCTGCTCGCCTTCGGCATCGCGGCGGCAAGCCTGTTGCTCCTGACGCTCGGCGTGCTGACGCCGGTGACCCACCATATCGCGCTTCCGGCGGCCATCGTCGGCGTGGCGTCGGGCAGCATCATCTGGGCGGCGATCGCGGGGCTCATCTGCGCCTTCGTCGGCGAGTTGTTCGCCCGCGTCTTCCTGTGCCGCGGGGACACCCATATCGACCCGCCGGCCTGCACCATCGCGGCCATGACCACGGTCTTCAACTTCCTGACATGGATCGGTTTCTGGGCCTTCCTGCCGATCCCGATCTGA